The Microbacterium natoriense genomic interval GCCTGCGAGCTGATCGAGGTTGCCGGCCAGTTGCGTCAGGTAGGGAACCACCATGCTCCCCAGCCCCTCCTGCCCTGAGATCCGTACGGCGGTGAGCTGGCCGATCATCTCAGGAGGCAGGCTGATCAGGTGCTTCGGGAACATCACGACCATGGTGCGGAAGTCCTCGTCGAACACCAGGGAATACGGGCGATCGGTGTCGTACACCGCGAGATCGCCCGGGCGCAGCACCGCCTCGCGGTCGTCCTGGATGAGCATGCCGGTTCCGGCGAGCATCAGGCTCACCTTGAAGAACGAGCGGTCGCCTCGGGCGATGAGCTCGGGCGTGCGCTCGACGACGTGGGAGGTCGCGCGCAGGTCGGTGACGTGGACCTCGTCGACGGATGCTGCGCGGATCATGCCGCGGAAATGGTCGGGTCCGCTGCTGGACACCTGGAGAGGGACGAACGACTCCGACACCGCGGCGCGGAAGTCGCTGATGTTGCGCGCGATGAGAGTCGACACCGATTCGGCGGAGGCCATGGGTGCACCGTTCATGAAAGATCACCTCGGGTGGTGGAACGACGACGTTGTATACGATCCGTTCCGTGATGCTATCACCGACCGTGCCACGCCGGCACGACTTCTAGGATGTGGAGCGGAGGTGCGCATGAAGGCGGTCGGCGACAGGGTCATGCAGGTGCTGCGCCAGCTGCGCGGACCCGACACATCGGACTCGGTGTTCGAGGCGACGGCCTTGATCGTGGGGGCGGTGTTCCTCGTTCTCGGCTTCGCGATCGGCTTCCCTGTGTTCTTCGGGCACGAGCTCACGATCAGCGGCACGGGATCGATCGGCAGCTTCGCCTCCTACGGCGGTGCGATCACGGCGGTGCTCGCGTTCGTCCTCGGGCGCCTCGCCGTGCGCCCGGAGGAGATCCGTGAGGACGCCGTGCGCGACGGGTTCAGCGTGCCGGGTGACCGGCTGCGCTGGTACGACCTCGCCGCGATCGCCTTCGCGCACGCGGCGATCGCCTATCTGGGCTGGCTCGGCGTCGCTGAGCTTCTCGAGCGCAGCTTCCTCGGGGCGCCGGTCTTCCCTTTTCCCGGGGCGATCCTCGTGAGCGTCGCTTTCGCGCTCACGGCGTACGTGGCCTTCCTCAGCGCGGTCGCTCTCACCCCGATGGTGCTCTCCCTCGTGCTCGCGGTGTTCCTCGTGGTCGGCGCCTTCGCCGCGATGCTCGCCTCGAGCGATCGCGACTGGTGGCGCAACAACCTGTCCGCGCTCGGCATGAGCACGAACAGCGCGTCGATCGCCTTCAACGCCACGCTGGTCATCGCGGGAGTGATGATCACCACGATCTCCCGCTACGCCACCGCGGGGCTCCCCGTCGACGAAGACGGGGCCCGTCGCGGACGCTTCATCGTGCGCGGGGGCCTCATCCTGATGGGCGTCTTCCTGGCGTGCGTCGGAGTCTTCCCGGTCGACGAGTTCTTCCTGGTGCACAACACCGTGGCGACCGGGATGACCGTCGTGTTCGCCATCGTCGTGGTGGGGTTGCCGTGGTTCCTGAGGTCGATACCCCGCGTGTTCGTCCTGTTCGGCTGGGCGTACGTTCTCGTGATCGTCATGCTCGGCGTCTTCTTCGCCGTGGGGTACTACAACCTCACCGCGGTCGAGCTGATCGCAGCAGTGCTGATCTTCAGCTGGATCATCGTGTTCCTCCGCACAGCGGGCTCGGTGACCGGGGGCTCCCGAGGCGACCCGGCCTCGGCCCGAACGGATCGGGTGCGGGCCGGGTCGCCCGATCTGCTCGCAGGCTGAATTCAGCCCCGACGCGCTCTGAGCGTGAACAGGGCCGTCAGGAGTCCTGCCGCGGCGATCGCGGCCGCGCCGAGGAAGGCCGCGCTGTAGCCATCTGCCGCGCTGGTGCTCGCACCTGCGCTCACCGCGGTGAGGACGGCCAGTCCGACGGCCGAGCCGATCTGATAGCTCGTGTTCACCAGGCCCGATGCGACGCCGGCTTCGTCGGGCGGTGCGCTGGCGATCGCCGTGCTCAGAGACGGGACGAAGGCGAGTGCCATGCCGGAAGCGGCGACCAGCGAGGCCGGCAGCACGTGCAGGACGTACACGCCGTCCTCCGGCGCGAAGGCCAACCACGCCACACCGGCGCCGAGCAGGGCGAATCCGGACACGACCATGGTGCGCGTCGTCAGCGTCGATGCGAGACGCGGGGAGACGAGAGTCATCCCGATCACGATCAGAACGGTCATCGGCACCAGTGCGGCACCGGCGGCGAAGGCCGAGGCGCCCAGGGACTTCTGCAGATACAGATTCAGGAAGAACCACATCGGAATCCACGCGGCTCCCAGCAGCAGCTGGGCGATGTTGGCGCCGGCGAGGTTGGGCAGACGCAACATCCCCAGGCGAAGCAACGGCTGCGCCGCACGAGTCTGTCGCGCGACGAAGAGGCCGAGCAGCAGCAGTCCTGCTGCCAGTGCGCCGATCGCCTCGACGCTGACCCAGCCGGCTTCGGGGGCGCGGACGATGCCGTACACCGTGAGTGCCAGACCCGCGGTGCCCGTGAACGCGCCGGTCAGGTCGACGCGTCCGGAGCTGCGGGCCCCGGCGGGGAACGCCATCGGCGTGAGAGCGAGGATCACGACCGCGATCGGCACAGTGATGTAGAACACCCAGGGCCAGCCGATGTACTCGGTGAGGACACCGCCGAGGAAGACTCCCGCGGTTCCGCCGATCGGTGCGGCCGCGCCGTAGACGGCGAAGGCGCGGGGAAGCTGGGGCGTTCCACCGAACAGCGCCATCAGGAGGGACAGCGCGGCGGGAGCGATCAGCGCCGCGCCCGCTCCCTGTACAGCCCGGGCGGCGATCTCGACCCAGGCATCACCGGCGGCGCCGGCGGCCAGGGAGCCGAGGAGCAGAACGGCCCATCCGATCGTGAAGACGCGTCGTGCCCCGAGGAGATCGGAGAGTCGGCCGCCGAGCAGCAGCAGGCCGCCGAACGCCACGACGTAGGCGTTGAACACCCACGACAGGCTCTCGGACGTGAAGCCGACATCTCGGGCGATGTCGCTCAGAGCGACGCCGATGATCGAGGTGTCCATGATGACGACGAACTGGGCGGCTGCGATGAGCACCAGCCCCAATCCACGGTGCGGTGCGTGCCGGAGCGTGTCGGCTCCAGCGCTCTGAGTCGTTGACACAGGAAATCCTCTCCATCGTGGACGCCGACGGCCGGCATCCCTCGAAGAGGTGAAGCTAATACCCCCAGGGGGTATTCCCGAATGCGGGAATGATCTCGATCGGCGACGTCGGAATCACTCCACGCGCAGCGGCCGAGTGGCGTCGGCGGTGCGCTGCAGCGCATGCACGGAGTGTGCGTGCCGACGCTGGGCGACTCCGATGAAGAGCGCGTCGACGAGGGCGAGCTGAGCGATCCGGCTGACCATGGCGCCGGCGCGGAAGCGTGACTCCCTGGCATGCGTGAGCAGGATGTGATCGGCTTCTCGGGCGATGGGGGAGTCGGCCGCTCCCGCGATGGCGATCGTCGCGGTGCCGGTGGCTCGAGCCGTCTGCAGGAAGCGCAGGGTCTCGAGCGTGGTGCCCGAGTGGGAGAAGCCGATCGCCACCGACCTCGTCGCCGTGAGGGCGGCGGCGGCGCTCGCCTCGTGAGCGTCCGAGAGCACGATCGCGGATCGTCCGATGCGCAGCAGCTTGTGGCCGAGATCGTCGGCGGCGAGACGGCTCGCGCCGATCCCGAACAGCAGCAGCCGTTCGGAGGCGTCGATCGCGTCGATCGCGGATTCGAGCACGTCGTAGTCGAGGTTGCCGATCGTCTCCTCGATCGCGAGCAGCTCGAGTGCGGCGATCTTCGATGTCGCCTCGCGCAGGGAGTCGCCCGCGGAGATCTCGGAGCCGAATCCGCGCGGCTCCTTGAACTGCACGGACTCGCGCCCGAGCTCGGTGGCGAGCGAGACGCGCAGCGCCGCGTATCCGCCGGCCCCGATCGCCCGGCAGAACCGCACGACGGAAGCCACGGACGTGTCGCACGCCGCTGCCAGTTCGTTGATCGTGCAGTCGACGACGATCGAAGGGTTGTCCCTCACCGTGCGGGCGATGCGCGCCAGAGACGGCGGCAGGGTCTCGACGGCTGTCGCGATGGTGGTCTGGATGCTCATGCCTGTCTTCCGTCTTGATTCGTGTCTGAACAATTGTTTCATGCAATACACGATTCACGTAGAGTATTTTCATGACCTCGTCCGTTCCTTCCGCGGCCATCGATCTCGGCAAGACGCGCTGCCGCCTTCTGCTGACCGACGGCGACGAGAGAATCCGAATCGACGGTGACGGCGCTCCAGGGCTCGCCTCCTCGCAGGGCGTCGACGCCGTCGTCGCGGCCATCGACGCATTGCTCAGGCATGTCGACGCGACTCTTGCGCATCTGGGCGTCGGCGCCGCGGGGGCGTGGGTGGCGCCCGAAGAGGCGGGCAAGCTCGCTCACCGTCTGGCCGCACGCACGGGCGCCTCCGTCGTCGTCGCCTCTGACGTCGTGACCGCGCACCTCGGCGCGCTGGGCGGGGAGGCGGGGACTCTGCTGATCGCCGGAACGGGGGCTGCGGCGCTCGGCGTCGACGCCGGCGGCGCACGCCTCGTCGACGGGTGGGGGCCCGATCTCGGCGACTTCGGCAGCGGTTCGTGGCTCGGTCGCGAGATGCTGCGTGCGGTCGTCCGCGCAGACGTCGGTCTCGGCCCCGAGACCGCGCTGACGCGCGTCGTCACGGAACGTGTGGGCGCGGCATCCGTCATCCCCTCGTGGATCGCCCGCGACGAGCCTCTCGCACGCCGCCTCGCCACTCTGGCGCCGTCTGTGCTCGATGCCGCGGAAAGCGGTGACGTCGTCGCCCTCGGCATCGCCGATGAGGCCGTGCGGCTGTTGACGGCGTCAGCCGCGGCCGCCTCGTCTTCCGTCGCGGTGGCTGTGCACGGCGGCCTCACGGATCACCCCTGGTTCCGCGCGAAGCTCGGTGCATCGCTCATGTCAGCGGGACGGACCGTAGTGCCCGCGGCGGGCGACGCCCTCGACGGCGCGCTCCTGCTCTCCCGCCGCACTGATCTTCCCCACGAAAGGTTCGCGCACCGTGCCGAATGACGATCTCCGCCTGACCGAACTGCTCGACGAGCTCTCGCGCCTCAGCACCGAGGATTCGACGACCGAACGCGGAGATCTCGATCTGCTCGAAACCGTCGACCTCGTGCGCGCGATGAATGCCGAGGATCGCGGGGTGCCCGACGCCGTGGCGGCCCGGGCCGCCGAGATCGCCGCCGCGGTCGACGGCATCACCGCCCGGTTCCGCCGAGGGGGCCGCCTCATCTACATCGGCGCCGGCACCGCCGGCCGGGTGGGCGTGCTCGACGCGAGCGAGTGCCCGCCGACCTTCGGCACCGACCCCTCGATGGTGGTGGGACTCATCGCCGGAGGCGAGACGGCGATCCGGTCCGCAGTCGAGAACGCGGAGGATGACGCGGACGCCGCCGAGAGGTCGTTGCGCGACCTCGACCTCGCTGAACGCGACGTGGTCGTCGGGATCTCCGCGTCGGGTCGCACCCCGTACGTCGTGGGCGGCCTGCGATACGCGCGCCGTACCGGCGCGCTCACCGTCGCCATCGCCTCGAACGATCACTCGGCGATCGGTGCAGAGGCTGATGTCGCGATCGAGGTGACCACGGGCCCCGAGTTCATCTCGGGCTCCACTCGGCTGAAGTCCGGGACAGCGCAGAAGCTCGTCGTGAACATGCTCACTACGCTGTCGATGATCAAGCTGGGCAAGACGTACCGCGGTGTCATGGTCGACCTGGTCGCGACAAACGAGAAGCTGCGGGCGCGATCGATCCGCACCGTGTCTCAGCTCGCGGGCGTCGGCACAGAGGAGGCGTCGGACGCTCTCGCCGCAGCCGACGGCTCGGTCAAGCTCGCGCTGCTGATGCTCGCCACCGGAGCGGATGCGGACGCGGCGGCATCCGCACTGGCCGCCGCCGATGGCATCCTGCGTGAGGCGATCGCCTCGCTCGCCTGACGACTCAGTGCCCGCAGGTGCAGGCGGCGCCCCCGCCGCAGCATCCGCCATCCGCTCCGCCGTGCGCCTGGGACGACTCCGGCACGTCCATCGCCGGGTTCTGATCGAGGAAGCCGTAGGGCTTGAGCCAGAAGCCTGCGTAGTCGACGGGCATGATCGGCCAGTCCTCGGGGCGAGGGAAGTGCGTGAGGCCGAACGTGTGCCAGAGCACGATGTCCTCCCCGTCCAGCGACCGGTCGCGGGCCGCGTACTCGGGCAGGCCCGCACCTCCCTGATGCGCGTTCGGGTAGCGTCCGGCCGGCCAGATCTGCCCCGGCTCGTGCTGTGTCGCCCACAGGTGCCTGGTCGCGAACGCGGCTCTAGCGGCCACGGATGACGCCGGATCCGCCATCAGGAGCGCGGTGGGCTCAGGAATCAGGTGATACGCGGTCGGCCGTCCGACCGCGTTCGTGCGCGATGCGCTCTGCACCTCCCACACCCGTGCGACCGAGGTGTCGGCGTCTCGCTGCGCCTGCTTCTCAGTGGTCAGCGGCGTCTCCGACCAGCTGAAGGCGTTGCCGAAGGGGTTCTCCGGACCCATCGGCACGCGCTGCGCGTCGATCTCGACCAGACGGTTGTCTTCGCCGTCGATCGCGACGTCGAGGCGCGCGCTGAACAGGTGCTGGTGCACCGGGGCGAACACGCCGGGGGCGAGCTCGGTGGCGTGTCTCTGAGGCACGCCCGGCTCACCCGCCCCGACGAACACGATGCCCGTGGCCTTCGCCACGACCTCGATGGATCCGTCGAGGTAGAAGTGCCAGTAGAAGCCGTAGTCGTAGTTGCCGATCGTCGAGAAGTACGAGACGACGAAGCGACGCGAGCGGCGCACATCCGACCGGCCATCGAGGTTCGTGTGCTTCCAGAGGATGCCGTAGTCCTCCTCGTGCATGCAGACGACGTTCGGGATGCGCACGGGATGTCCGTGGTCGTCGGCGACGTAACCGTCGAGGTAGCGGATCACACCGAGGCAGTCGCAGCCGAGCTCGAGGTGGTTGGCGTTCTTGCCGAGGAGGTACTCGCCGGCGTCGAAGTAGCTGATCCAGAAGCGACCAGGGGCGGTGTCGCCGTAAGGCACGACCATCTCGGGCACGCTGGCGCGGCTGAGCACCGAGCGGCCGTCGAAGGTCACGTCATGGAGCACGAGGCCCTCGCGCGCGTTGAAGCTCACCCGCATCGCCCAGTTCTCCCACTCGACCAGCGAACCGCTCACCGCGAAGCTCGGTCCTTCGGGCTGGCTGATCTCGATGGGCTTGAGGGTGGTGCGCGCCTCACCCTGCACCTCGGGATAGTAGTTGCCGTGACCGGCGGGAACGGGGACGTCGCCCACATCCTCGACGCGGATGACGCTGTTCGAGGTGAGATCGATGTGCACGATCAGGCCTTCGACGGGGTGAGCCCAGGGCGAGTCGTCCTCGTCGTAT includes:
- a CDS encoding primary-amine oxidase, whose translation is MSHQPVTIEKFAVPHPLDPLTGAEIAAARAVLDAAGLLGETVRVPMLLPDEPTKAELAGWTPGAPIDRRVDATLLDITTGVATEVVVSITRGEVVRAERVPNDAPPYGQPQYLFEEYERAEVIAKASPEWRAAMTRRGLADHIDLAFCGPLAPGYTGRADEVGRRVIRSLTFLRYDEDDSPWAHPVEGLIVHIDLTSNSVIRVEDVGDVPVPAGHGNYYPEVQGEARTTLKPIEISQPEGPSFAVSGSLVEWENWAMRVSFNAREGLVLHDVTFDGRSVLSRASVPEMVVPYGDTAPGRFWISYFDAGEYLLGKNANHLELGCDCLGVIRYLDGYVADDHGHPVRIPNVVCMHEEDYGILWKHTNLDGRSDVRRSRRFVVSYFSTIGNYDYGFYWHFYLDGSIEVVAKATGIVFVGAGEPGVPQRHATELAPGVFAPVHQHLFSARLDVAIDGEDNRLVEIDAQRVPMGPENPFGNAFSWSETPLTTEKQAQRDADTSVARVWEVQSASRTNAVGRPTAYHLIPEPTALLMADPASSVAARAAFATRHLWATQHEPGQIWPAGRYPNAHQGGAGLPEYAARDRSLDGEDIVLWHTFGLTHFPRPEDWPIMPVDYAGFWLKPYGFLDQNPAMDVPESSQAHGGADGGCCGGGAACTCGH
- a CDS encoding MurR/RpiR family transcriptional regulator, translating into MSIQTTIATAVETLPPSLARIARTVRDNPSIVVDCTINELAAACDTSVASVVRFCRAIGAGGYAALRVSLATELGRESVQFKEPRGFGSEISAGDSLREATSKIAALELLAIEETIGNLDYDVLESAIDAIDASERLLLFGIGASRLAADDLGHKLLRIGRSAIVLSDAHEASAAAALTATRSVAIGFSHSGTTLETLRFLQTARATGTATIAIAGAADSPIAREADHILLTHARESRFRAGAMVSRIAQLALVDALFIGVAQRRHAHSVHALQRTADATRPLRVE
- a CDS encoding DUF998 domain-containing protein; the protein is MKAVGDRVMQVLRQLRGPDTSDSVFEATALIVGAVFLVLGFAIGFPVFFGHELTISGTGSIGSFASYGGAITAVLAFVLGRLAVRPEEIREDAVRDGFSVPGDRLRWYDLAAIAFAHAAIAYLGWLGVAELLERSFLGAPVFPFPGAILVSVAFALTAYVAFLSAVALTPMVLSLVLAVFLVVGAFAAMLASSDRDWWRNNLSALGMSTNSASIAFNATLVIAGVMITTISRYATAGLPVDEDGARRGRFIVRGGLILMGVFLACVGVFPVDEFFLVHNTVATGMTVVFAIVVVGLPWFLRSIPRVFVLFGWAYVLVIVMLGVFFAVGYYNLTAVELIAAVLIFSWIIVFLRTAGSVTGGSRGDPASARTDRVRAGSPDLLAG
- the murQ gene encoding N-acetylmuramic acid 6-phosphate etherase — its product is MPNDDLRLTELLDELSRLSTEDSTTERGDLDLLETVDLVRAMNAEDRGVPDAVAARAAEIAAAVDGITARFRRGGRLIYIGAGTAGRVGVLDASECPPTFGTDPSMVVGLIAGGETAIRSAVENAEDDADAAERSLRDLDLAERDVVVGISASGRTPYVVGGLRYARRTGALTVAIASNDHSAIGAEADVAIEVTTGPEFISGSTRLKSGTAQKLVVNMLTTLSMIKLGKTYRGVMVDLVATNEKLRARSIRTVSQLAGVGTEEASDALAAADGSVKLALLMLATGADADAAASALAAADGILREAIASLA
- a CDS encoding N-acetylglucosamine kinase → MTSSVPSAAIDLGKTRCRLLLTDGDERIRIDGDGAPGLASSQGVDAVVAAIDALLRHVDATLAHLGVGAAGAWVAPEEAGKLAHRLAARTGASVVVASDVVTAHLGALGGEAGTLLIAGTGAAALGVDAGGARLVDGWGPDLGDFGSGSWLGREMLRAVVRADVGLGPETALTRVVTERVGAASVIPSWIARDEPLARRLATLAPSVLDAAESGDVVALGIADEAVRLLTASAAAASSSVAVAVHGGLTDHPWFRAKLGASLMSAGRTVVPAAGDALDGALLLSRRTDLPHERFAHRAE
- a CDS encoding MFS transporter, whose translation is MSTTQSAGADTLRHAPHRGLGLVLIAAAQFVVIMDTSIIGVALSDIARDVGFTSESLSWVFNAYVVAFGGLLLLGGRLSDLLGARRVFTIGWAVLLLGSLAAGAAGDAWVEIAARAVQGAGAALIAPAALSLLMALFGGTPQLPRAFAVYGAAAPIGGTAGVFLGGVLTEYIGWPWVFYITVPIAVVILALTPMAFPAGARSSGRVDLTGAFTGTAGLALTVYGIVRAPEAGWVSVEAIGALAAGLLLLGLFVARQTRAAQPLLRLGMLRLPNLAGANIAQLLLGAAWIPMWFFLNLYLQKSLGASAFAAGAALVPMTVLIVIGMTLVSPRLASTLTTRTMVVSGFALLGAGVAWLAFAPEDGVYVLHVLPASLVAASGMALAFVPSLSTAIASAPPDEAGVASGLVNTSYQIGSAVGLAVLTAVSAGASTSAADGYSAAFLGAAAIAAAGLLTALFTLRARRG
- a CDS encoding AraC-like ligand-binding domain-containing protein — encoded protein: MNGAPMASAESVSTLIARNISDFRAAVSESFVPLQVSSSGPDHFRGMIRAASVDEVHVTDLRATSHVVERTPELIARGDRSFFKVSLMLAGTGMLIQDDREAVLRPGDLAVYDTDRPYSLVFDEDFRTMVVMFPKHLISLPPEMIGQLTAVRISGQEGLGSMVVPYLTQLAGNLDQLAGTTGARLAHSALDLVSTVFTRELGLDEVSADPHRALVQRIRSYIERNLASTDLGPASIASAHYISTRHLHGLFQEQGVTVSTWIRTRRLEQCRRDLLDPMLADRPVAAIAARWGFVDAAHFSRAFKTTFGVSPSEYRAAH